AAAGGTGAGTAAGTCTGCAGAAAGAGGACTCGCTGAGGCATCTCACAGACGATCGCTGAGGTCAGATCTGCAATGCAGCTTGAACGCTGCTTGGAGGACAGAGACGAAGCCACAGGTGGTTCATTCTAAGCAACACGGCAGCAGAGGCACCTAAATGGGAGCCTTCCCCCCAGGTATTCCCAGATACAGCTCCCCCACAGCACCCTACAAGTTCAAGGAAAACTGCCTGTGTCACCCAGTCAGTGCACGGTACCAGGCACTGGGGGTACAACTGCCTCCCTCCAGCAGAAAGTTAGGGAAAGACTAACTTTTGACCTGAATTCCTCCTCGCTGCCGAATGCAGGTTGGAAAGCTAACTACATCTCCAGCCTTGTCTCTACCTTCATGtcttcccctcagcctcccgTGCCTTACATTTCTACCACATTTCCATCACCCATCATCacatcttctctttcttctctcacaGTTCTACCCAAATTCGTAACTTCTTTTCTCTACAAAAGGGACACAAGGTTATTTGTCAACATAACTGATGGTGTACTACCCCTTTCAAACCAAGGAGTCCCCTGTTCCAACATCACATAACACCACGCACATAGTCCTTCAGCTGCCAAGTCCTTCTCgcagacagagaaaaagacCTCCTAGCCAAGAATGTTTAAGTTTGGACCCTCATACATATTATAGCACTAATTATTCCAACTATCTGCTGACTTGACTGAAAAAATCCACTAAGATGTGTCTGCCCTAATGTACCTAAACTATGCTAGCAGAGCAAACTGCTCTCCATTTCGTACCGAACAAGGCTGCCAGTTAATTTCATCTGGCAGAATCTTTATGGCCTGTGATGTGCCAAAGGCACGGTGCCAGAGAGTCTAAGAGGTTATTTTTATGTATAGACATTTTTAGTACCTCGGTGCTATACTGTCTGTGCAGCGATCAGATACTCAGTGAATTGATCCCCAACACTTAGGTTATTCCCATTGAACAGATGGGAAATGGAAACATTAGCAGGCTAAATAAAGCCAGCCAGAGCTGGTCCTCCACACTCATTCCTGACCCACAACTGGTGAAACTTCACACTTTCTCCCCCACTACCCGGGGTCAGGATGCAAGCAGGGCTCCCTTTATCCTCAGCAagttggaggggaaaaaaaaacacaaaaaggagcCACCATCAGAGCAAAAAGAGGAAGAGCAGCCACAGCGGCTTCAAGGGACTTTCCAAATCACGATTGTGCAAGAAGCGCCGGCAGTTCTCTCCACACCACCCTCAAAGTCCTAGCAGTTCCCCTCGGTATTTTCCCGTGCGGCTCCGCCTCCCTTCCATCTGCTTCCGTAGCTAAAAACAGAGGTGGAGAGCTTATAGCACACGCTACCTTCACGACACTCACCAGAGACCATCCCTCTCCCCGTGCTCTTCAGAGTGCTTAAAGGGTTTGTCCAAAGCCACCAGGAACTTTTTGACAAGCCTACAGTccagcagctttaaaaaaaatctcagatatTCTTGTAGCCTGAAATAATCCTTTCCTATATCTGGCAGTATCTGTAGCACAGGCCAAGAGGGAAGCCATCACGGCTTTGAAATGAACACATCCGAACTGACCTCCTTGAAAAGGACTGTGAAATAGATTATAGTGGCTTCTTTGGTAAGAGACAGGCCACCAAGATATGGGAACCTCTTACAAAGCCAGAGAcctttctgaataaaatatacAAAGGGGACAAAGAACAAGTCAGCGAACCCATCATTTCAAAGCCCAAGTCTAAGGAGGTGCTCTTAGACTTATAGCACCTGGAAGCGTTACAGGAATTGGAGAAAGgagcaataaataaatcaagCCAGTGTTGCAGGGCCTCAGACCTGGAACCTCACCACCCTCCTCTAGCTTTTATTCCTGTTCTCAGACTGGGTGGAACGAGGGTGAAGCAACACAGCTCTTTACAGCTGGCAAGACCCAGTGCAACCTGCCCTCCCACTGACAGGCATCAGCGTTACAGGCCCCGCGTGCAAACCATGTAACTTCAAACAAGGTTAACCCTGCACACACCATCTAAAAAGCCAAAGATGGTACAAACtggacagcagcactgaagagTATCAACTCCTAATGTCCTTGGAAATTAGCAAGCAAACGAAAAGCAGCGCTACAAAAACATAACAGAGTTAACACAATAATCAGAGCACTGGCTGAACTCCGGTGCAACAAAGGAGACTTCTCCCCAGCACGCCACCTCCAGCTTACTGTCTCAGGAACACCGACCTTGCCACACACTCACCACTTCCACGAGGATTTCTCTTGTCATATTTCCCTCGGATTCAAGACCTCATTCCCTGcctcccctttttatttttggcacGAGAACATTGCCCCTGCACTCTTCTTGCAGTGCATACCCTTTCTCCCTCCTTAGGATATCTCCTTGTTCCCTAGCCAAAATATAGTCCAAGGCCGTTTCCTCCAACTGCCTGCAGTGAAACGAACCCAGTGCCAGCCCTATTAAGATCAACTATTCTTCTCATTTACTCGAGCCGTCCCATTAGTTATCAGTGGTGACTTTGAAAGGAAGGGAGAGTTTTATACGCTGCTCAGCTCTCACTGCAGCAGGCACTTACAAATAACtgaagctttgttttcagaaaaagcagCCTTGCTTTAGAGCTGACAGGACGATCCATAAAGTCACACAGCGACCAAAATGCTTCCGACCCAGCCAGCTCAGTGGAAGCTAGCAGCATGGCCACGCAGTGAAGGTCTGGTCTCTCCTGTCACACGAAGCAGTGCCGCTGAACTTGTCTGGGACTCCTGGATGGTAATGCAGGTGGGAGCTCTCAGCACAGGAGATGGCCGCTGaccacacagcagcacagaaaaaaaaaaataggctggTAACCCCAGGCAGAGCAAAGGTGTATGCGAGACAGCCAAGCCCTTTACACTACACCCctgaaaaaaaactgaaatcaaaccTTACAGCGATCATTTCCCCACCACCACACTCCCAACTGCAGTTCACTCACTACAAACACCTGAATATTTTCCATGGCTTCACTGAGACATGAGTAGGCTGTGGTCAGCAACACTgcgttcaaaaaaaaaaaaaacacaaaccaacaaCAGTACCCCTCGTATGACAGCAGAacagactttttcttctttttttccttaatttcgAACCATAGAGAGTACTGCTGTCTGTTACCTGCTGGACACTGTCACCGCCAAGGTTAACAACACTGATGAGCAGAAACTATTAAGTGGCTCACTTCAGGTGAGTGCACCTCTTCATCCACCTCTGAGAGAACAAAGAAGTGCTTTCTCTCCAGCTACTGAAACAAGGTAGCCCAAAAAATGTCACACAGGTTCTTTCCAGGCGCTCAGCACTGTAACGCCTAAGGTACTATAAATCCCCTGGAATTAAGCAGAGTCCAACAGATTGCTCTAGCTCTTCTAGCAAGATTGGAAATTAATACAGACTAGGCTGACCCTTCCACTTGCTGGGATTTAGGCAGCTTGTCAATATTGCAAGCAAGAGAAAGGACGAACATGGGAAAATTGCAATGAAAGATCTGCTTATCTAGCTAAATGCACAAGCCCCACCGCTGAGAGCTGAACGGACGGAATGCAGAACAGGTCCTTGGAATAGCTGTGAAGCAACAGAtacttttcaaaagcagcttggCAGCACCACCGCCTTCTGAAACaaagggggctgcagcctctctgACAACTCATGAAAAATGGTGTCTAAAAATGAGTTAATATGAAATGCAACATCACAAAAGGAATATATAAAACCTGAAACACAGTGCTCAGGTTCCACAGCGAGGGGCATGCTACCAATTTCTGCAGAAGCATTCATTTACAGTGTGTCAAAAGCTAATCCAGGTCAATTCACTACCTAGAAGTCAAGGTTTTGAGAAACGCCTGTTCTTTTCTTGCTAAGCGTGCTCCCTTCCCTGAAGCACAATCAATGCCAATCAAACCCTGCACATGAGCAGAGCTCTAGTGGAGAGATGCGGCccatacaaatgaaaaatgccACGAGCCCCCCTAGAAAGGCAGCCCTGACAAAGCCTACAGCACAGCTCTTCCATTAGAGCCTTTCATAAAACACAGCCAGAGTGTGAATATAGAGTGCTGGCTAGAAAGCCCTCCTGAGTCATAAATCACATGGTACATGCACAGCATAAGTGGAGTTTATTCATGACGGACAGTATTTCAACAGGGCTTGATAGATGGGCGAGGAAAAGGAGCCAGACTTTATGGAGGATAGAACTAGTTACACAAGAGATTCTTCATTAGTGAGAAAACCTTAATGATGTGAGGCACAGCCAAGCAGAGGCAGACTGAAAGCTGGGGCTGTCCTGCTCTTCTCTGGCAACAAAGCAGGCACCACCACCGCCCCGCTGCCACTgcagctggctgcctgcagctcctccctCCGTGCTAGAGCTGGTACCAGGCGAGAAAAGCACAATAAGTCGGTCCACGCACCACTACACAAACCCCACTGacaagcagctctgctctgaattACACCAGTGCCATTAGGAGATGTGGGACAGCACTGAAATCAGACTGCTGCAGCTCAAGCGAGGCCGTGGAAAGAAGGGCTCTCGTGATACCCGACATGATGGAAGGTTAATTGCTCAGACCTGCTTCGCTAGGACACCATCAAACCAAACTTCTCCCTATCACTCCTGCTCACAGAAGAGTAAGTGGGAGACAAGTCAGCCTGCTATTTAACAACTGTTCCCGACTGTAATCTGAACTACTACGCCTGGCTCCTCCGACACCTGTTGCTCTTGGACAAGCTTCTCTTGCACCATACATCAGAAGAGTAAAACGAAACTCCGATGCTATGCAGCAAGAGAGGGCAGCAAACACGGTCTGTTACACTATTGTAGGGAAGTAAGACCACGAGGCTGGATGCACCACTCAAGGACTGGCACCTGCCAGAGCAAAACCAGTTACCGACATGGTGATAGCAGCATTCCGTGGCTTCATAGGACGTGCTGGTGGGGAGAGCTTATTAAGGAAAGGCCGCATCACTTCCATTCTAAACTTGCCACGTGAAGAAACATCACAGCTAGGACACAGCTTTCCTTACAGAGTCAGGGAGAACAGAAACATCTCCCCTCTTACACCACAAAGCCACAttaccacaggctgcagcctgctgctgctgaacagaAGTAAAATATCCTGGAATGTGTCCACATGAGCACTTTGCTATCTCCTAACACAGACAGACAGCTGATAGTGCCCTCTCCTGGCAGTAAGTGCATGAGAAGTGTTACCGGCAAAATCACGAGTAGATTTCAGCAGAAGTGGGAACTTTCAGAAACCAAAAAGCTGCCTGGAAAAGACtccattaataataataatttccccttcctttctctttcccacaCACACAGGCAGGAGGGCCGTGTGGAGCACCAGATGCCTAAAGGCAGTTTAAACAGACCTGCGTGTTCTTGCTAGTGACCCACACTCAAAACTGGATGCAACCAGAAGCTAGCTTTCTGCTAAAACCAGGACTGAGCTCACCAAACTCCCCTCAGCGTGCTATCTAGGAAGGCATTTATGTGGAAAGGACAAGCTAACATAATGAAAACAGGTCATGAAAGGTACTTGGACCTTGATTAAGGGTTGGATTAGAAAGCTTGCTGCTCTATCAATGTCTTATTAATTagtttcacttctttttctgagGGTACCTTTTCAAGTGTTAATTTAATCAATATGACCTAATTGGTGTATTGGTTCGTAAtatacttaggaaaaaaattacattattcaCCTATAACTAATACCCATATATACAATTCTTTGTCACGTTGTGGGAATAAAAGTCACCCTGAATGGCCTGGTATGGTAAGCTGTAAtaggtttatttaaaaatacagctgtcCTCTCTGTGTACCATGATCTTCTAGTCTTGTTAAAGAGCCTCTGTCACCAGGGCCTGGAAGACTTAATATATGACGTTTATTATGATTAGAAATCATTTGTACAGCACTGTAAATTCACACAGCACTTTCCCAAGAACATTTATAAGTCTAATGGCACCATAAATCCCTTTAGCTTCCGCGCTTTATTCCCCTGAATCTCTATTTATTCAAATGATCTCGCCCCCCCCACTGCACGCGTCTGAATGCATCAAGCCACAGCCCCACAGTGGGCTGCCCACCTCCCAAGTGACAGGCTGGGTGGATCGCTAACAAAACCCAGCACTACACACTTAAAAAGAATAAGGTCTTACTATTAGAACCAAATGTCCCTGAAAACAACACAATAACGATACAGATATTTGGTTCTCAAAGCGCACTGGCAACAATTGCTGCTGTTTGTCTTGCTGTTTGCAGCGAACACAACGCACGCGAGCGCTCCCCTCGATTCTTGCGCCCTGCATTAAACTGCTCAAGCACGCATGCAACCAGCAGCGGGCCCTCCCCCTGCCACCGCACGTACTTGATGCTATCGGTGTGTGTTTTATATTCCATGATGGTGTTGGGAGGTAGGTTGAGCACTCTTCGTAACGTGTCACGTATCCGGGCTGTCGTGGCCTGGTCACTGGCTGTCTTGTTCCATATCGAGATGATATCCTCCTACAGAACAGTAGGTAAGGGGTAAGCAGATGGTGCTTTTTGTAGCCCTGCCAAATGGAAGTATAGGCCAGTGCTCAGAGCAGCTTACCTGGAATCGGACAGAGACGACTGCCCCACAGATTTCTTCCCCCACCATAAACTGTTCTCCCAACATCGCCAGAATGAGGTTCTCCCAGCATCGCGATGCTAAGCCCTTTCGCAGACGGATAATCCATTTACCACCATTTTTGTTGGCATCGTCCTAAGAAGACGGGCAAGAAATAGATTTGTTTCCCTCCAGCAATTTTTCTGCTTCCCACAAGACAGCAGAGCCACTGACAGGAGCACATATTGATTGGGTGCGGCACCAGGGGCTGCTATTTGGAGGCAGTTTCAAGCAAAGGCATTTCACTTCTCCCCCATGCCAGCAGAGAAAGAGGGATGCCACTTACTTTGAATACAAAGCATTTGAAACAATGACACTCAGCATTTCAGAGGAAGCTCTATACACTGAAGACTTGAGCTCTAGTGTTTTGATCCCACTAGCAAAGGCTACACCAGCCTATCAATCTGCACGCAGAACCAGAAGCAAGAACCCTAAAACTATTCTTAAACCCTAGCCTAATTCCTACTTTGTCTAATCTGCTGTATATGTCGTTCTGCTcgtaaaagatgaaaaatcctTCGTCACAGAACACAGAAGGCaggaaaacagtttgaaaagtgaaagcaagtgaaaagttgaaaagcattttccttcagCATTTCCAGGAACGGGCTCACGATTTGTGTGAACACAAAGACCAGTCCTTTCTCTAGGAGCCACTGACATTATCATACATACAGCTGAATGTTTGATCCAGTCCGTGTTGACCCGAGGAAATacccaaaaaatcagagaagagaagaaaggaaaatacttaTGCTAAGCACCCAGTCTGTCACCTCAATATTGCGATTCCATATGTTGAACTGAAATCTGCTACAGACTCCCCTGCTTCAGAGAACACACGCCTACATCCAACAGCAGTTCATCCTCTGTGCAGAATGCTCCCTGTGGCATTCCCTTGTATGACACTGTAGCTGGGAAATCTTACAAGGTGAGAGGAGAACAAATTCCATCCAAAGCCAAAGAGAGAAATAGGAACTAGTCTAAGAGGTGGCAGttaggaagggaaaga
This sequence is a window from Anser cygnoides isolate HZ-2024a breed goose chromosome 9, Taihu_goose_T2T_genome, whole genome shotgun sequence. Protein-coding genes within it:
- the EIF4E2 gene encoding eukaryotic translation initiation factor 4E type 2 isoform X3, translated to MNNKFDALKDDDSGDHDQNEENNTQKDSEKEKNDREKPQSTTKRKVEQFWRFYSHMVRPGDLTGHSDFHLFKEGIKPMWEDDANKNGGKWIIRLRKGLASRCWENLILAMLGEQFMVGEEICGAVVSVRFQEDIISIWNKTASDQATTARIRDTLRRVLNLPPNTIMEYKTHTDSIKAWEEFHGLVNSSGR